A genome region from Streptomyces sp. NBC_01296 includes the following:
- the rfbB gene encoding dTDP-glucose 4,6-dehydratase, with translation MRILVTGGAGFIGSEFVRQQLGADASARITVFDKLTYSGVEANLAPVADHPGYSFVKGDICDAEAVDQVMPGHDVVVHFAAESHVDRSIAGAGPFVMTNVVGTQVLLDAARKHGVGRFVHISTDEVYGSITEGSWTEEWPLVPNSPYSASKASSDLLALAYARTHGMDVVVTRCSNNYGHYQFPEKVIPLFVSNLMDGKKVPLYGNGGNVRDWLHVSDHCRGIDLAMRKGRAGEVYNIGGGTELTNKELTGVLLEAAGLGWDMVEQVEDRKGHDLRYSIDISKIGAELGYVPQVTFEDGIAATIEWYRENRAWWEPLKAKAALQK, from the coding sequence ATGCGCATCCTCGTGACCGGCGGCGCCGGCTTCATCGGTTCAGAATTCGTTCGCCAGCAGCTCGGTGCAGACGCATCGGCTCGGATCACGGTCTTCGACAAACTGACCTACTCCGGTGTCGAAGCCAATCTCGCCCCGGTCGCGGACCACCCCGGATACAGCTTCGTCAAGGGCGACATCTGCGACGCCGAGGCCGTCGACCAGGTCATGCCCGGGCACGACGTCGTGGTGCACTTCGCGGCCGAGTCCCACGTGGACCGCTCGATCGCCGGCGCCGGCCCGTTCGTGATGACCAACGTCGTGGGCACGCAGGTCCTGCTGGACGCCGCCCGCAAGCACGGCGTCGGCCGCTTCGTGCACATCTCCACCGACGAGGTGTACGGCTCGATCACCGAGGGCTCCTGGACCGAGGAGTGGCCGCTGGTCCCGAACTCCCCGTACTCCGCCTCCAAGGCCTCGTCCGACCTGCTGGCCCTGGCCTACGCCCGGACGCACGGCATGGACGTCGTCGTCACGCGCTGCTCCAACAACTACGGGCACTACCAGTTCCCGGAGAAGGTCATCCCGCTGTTCGTCTCGAACCTGATGGACGGCAAGAAGGTCCCGCTGTACGGCAACGGCGGCAACGTCCGCGACTGGCTGCACGTCTCCGACCACTGCCGCGGCATCGACCTGGCGATGCGCAAGGGCCGCGCCGGCGAGGTCTACAACATCGGCGGTGGCACCGAGCTCACCAACAAGGAGCTCACCGGCGTGCTGCTCGAGGCGGCCGGCCTCGGCTGGGACATGGTCGAGCAGGTCGAGGACCGCAAGGGCCACGACCTCCGCTACTCCATCGACATCAGCAAGATCGGTGCCGAGCTGGGCTACGTCCCGCAGGTCACCTTCGAGGACGGCATCGCCGCCACGATCGAGTGGTACCGCGAGAACCGCGCCTGGTGGGAGCCGCTGAAGGCGAAGGCGGCCCTGCAGAAGTGA
- the rfbA gene encoding glucose-1-phosphate thymidylyltransferase RfbA → MRGILLAGGTGSRLWPLTRAVSKQLLPVFDKPMIYYPLSTLVMAGISEILVITTPEDRAQFERLLGDGSQFGIRLEYAVQERPEGIAQAFVLGADFIGDESVALILGDNIFHGSGLGTRLAEHTDSKGGRVFAYPVADPTAYGVVEFDENGQAISIEEKPVKPKSRYAVPGLYFYDNRVVEIARTLKPSARGELEITAVNDAYLQAGELNVTILDRGTAWLDTGTFVSMVQASEFVRVIEERQGFKIGCIEEAAWRAGLIDSAQLRELAQPLLKSGYGEYLIALLDEESSR, encoded by the coding sequence ATGCGTGGAATTCTCTTGGCCGGTGGCACCGGATCCCGACTCTGGCCGCTGACCCGGGCAGTCTCGAAGCAGCTGCTCCCCGTCTTCGACAAGCCGATGATCTACTACCCGCTCTCCACCCTGGTCATGGCCGGAATCAGCGAGATTCTCGTCATCACCACGCCGGAGGACCGTGCCCAGTTCGAGCGACTGCTCGGCGACGGCTCCCAGTTCGGCATCCGGCTGGAGTACGCGGTCCAGGAGCGCCCCGAGGGCATCGCCCAGGCCTTCGTGCTCGGCGCCGACTTCATCGGCGACGAGTCCGTCGCCCTGATCCTCGGCGACAACATCTTCCACGGCAGCGGTCTCGGCACGCGCCTGGCGGAGCACACCGACTCCAAGGGCGGCCGGGTCTTCGCGTACCCGGTGGCCGATCCGACGGCGTACGGCGTGGTCGAGTTCGACGAGAACGGCCAGGCCATCTCCATCGAGGAGAAGCCGGTCAAGCCCAAGTCCCGCTACGCGGTGCCCGGTCTGTACTTCTACGACAACCGCGTCGTCGAGATCGCCCGCACCCTGAAGCCCAGCGCGCGCGGCGAACTGGAGATCACCGCGGTCAACGACGCGTACCTCCAGGCCGGTGAGCTGAATGTCACCATCCTCGACCGCGGCACCGCCTGGCTGGACACGGGGACCTTCGTCTCCATGGTCCAGGCCTCGGAGTTCGTCCGCGTGATCGAGGAGCGCCAGGGCTTCAAGATCGGCTGCATCGAGGAGGCGGCCTGGCGGGCCGGCCTGATCGATTCCGCGCAGCTGCGCGAGCTGGCCCAGCCGCTGCTCAAGAGCGGTTACGGCGAGTACCTGATCGCTCTGCTCGACGAGGAGTCCTCCCGGTGA
- the rfbC gene encoding dTDP-4-dehydrorhamnose 3,5-epimerase encodes MKFRQLSIEGAYEITPQLHGDPRGMFTEWYRFDKLSEVVGHPLNLAQANLSVSSRGVVRGIHFADVPRGQAKYVTCVRGAVLDVIVDLRVGSPTFGRWEGVRLDDVDRRAVYIPEGLGHGFCALSDDATLSYLCSETYNPTGEHSVHPLDADLGIDWPADVPLLSARDEAAPTLAEAIESGLLPDYAACNEFTDSLRVTG; translated from the coding sequence GTGAAGTTCCGTCAGCTCTCGATAGAGGGCGCCTACGAGATCACCCCGCAGCTGCACGGCGACCCGCGCGGCATGTTCACCGAGTGGTACCGCTTCGACAAGCTGTCCGAGGTCGTCGGCCACCCGCTGAACCTGGCGCAGGCGAACCTCTCGGTGTCCTCGCGCGGCGTGGTCCGCGGCATCCACTTCGCCGACGTACCGCGCGGCCAGGCCAAGTACGTCACCTGCGTACGGGGTGCCGTGCTCGACGTCATCGTGGACCTGCGGGTCGGCTCCCCGACCTTCGGCCGCTGGGAGGGTGTCCGCCTGGACGACGTGGACCGCCGCGCGGTCTACATCCCGGAGGGCCTGGGCCACGGGTTCTGCGCGCTGAGCGACGACGCCACGCTTTCGTACCTCTGCTCGGAGACGTACAACCCGACCGGCGAGCACTCGGTTCACCCGCTCGATGCGGATCTGGGCATCGACTGGCCGGCGGACGTCCCGCTGCTGTCCGCCCGTGACGAGGCCGCGCCGACGCTGGCCGAGGCCATCGAGTCGGGTCTGCTGCCGGACTACGCCGCCTGCAACGAGTTCACCGATTCCCTGCGCGTGACCGGCTGA
- the tuf gene encoding elongation factor Tu: protein MAKAKFERTKPHVNIGTIGHIDHGKTTLTAAITKVLHDAYPDLNEASAFDQIDKAPEERQRGITISIAHVEYQTEARHYAHVDCPGHADYIKNMITGAAQMDGAILVVAATDGPMPQTKEHVLLARQVGVPSIVVALNKADMVDDEEILELVELEVRELLSEYDFPGDDLPVVRVSALKALEGDKEWGEKLLGLMSAVDDFIPTPPRDTEKPFLMPVEDVFTITGRGTVVTGRIERGVLKVNETVDIIGIKEAKTTTTVTGIEMFRKLLDEGQAGENVGLLLRGIKREDVERGQVIIKPGSVTPHTEFEAQAYILSKDEGGRHTPFFNNYRPQFYFRTTDVTGVVTLPAGTEMVMPGDNTEMTVALIQPVAMEEGLKFAIREGGRTVGAGQVIKITK, encoded by the coding sequence GTGGCGAAGGCGAAGTTCGAGCGGACTAAGCCGCACGTCAACATCGGCACCATCGGTCACATTGACCACGGTAAGACGACCCTCACGGCCGCCATTACCAAGGTGCTGCACGACGCGTACCCGGACCTGAACGAGGCCTCGGCCTTCGACCAGATCGACAAGGCTCCTGAGGAGCGCCAGCGCGGTATCACCATCTCCATCGCGCACGTCGAGTACCAGACCGAGGCGCGTCACTACGCCCACGTCGACTGCCCGGGTCACGCCGACTACATCAAGAACATGATCACCGGTGCCGCGCAGATGGACGGCGCGATCCTCGTGGTCGCCGCCACCGACGGCCCGATGCCGCAGACCAAGGAGCACGTGCTCCTGGCCCGCCAGGTCGGCGTCCCCTCCATCGTTGTCGCCCTGAACAAGGCCGACATGGTGGACGACGAGGAGATCCTGGAGCTCGTCGAGCTCGAGGTCCGTGAGCTGCTCTCCGAGTACGACTTCCCGGGCGACGACCTGCCGGTCGTCCGCGTCTCCGCGCTGAAGGCCCTCGAGGGCGACAAGGAGTGGGGCGAGAAGCTTCTCGGCCTCATGTCCGCCGTCGACGACTTCATCCCGACCCCCCCGCGTGACACCGAGAAGCCGTTCCTCATGCCCGTCGAGGACGTCTTCACGATCACCGGTCGCGGTACGGTCGTCACCGGCCGTATCGAGCGTGGTGTCCTGAAGGTCAACGAGACCGTCGACATCATCGGCATCAAGGAAGCCAAGACCACCACCACGGTCACCGGCATCGAGATGTTCCGCAAGCTGCTCGACGAGGGCCAGGCCGGTGAGAACGTCGGTCTGCTCCTCCGTGGCATCAAGCGCGAGGACGTCGAGCGCGGCCAGGTCATCATCAAGCCCGGTTCGGTCACGCCGCACACCGAGTTCGAGGCCCAGGCCTACATCCTGTCGAAGGACGAGGGTGGCCGTCACACCCCGTTCTTCAACAACTACCGCCCGCAGTTCTACTTCCGTACCACGGACGTCACGGGTGTCGTCACCCTGCCGGCCGGCACGGAGATGGTCATGCCGGGCGACAACACCGAGATGACGGTCGCGCTGATCCAGCCGGTCGCCATGGAGGAGGGCCTGAAGTTCGCCATCCGTGAGGGTGGTCGTACGGTCGGCGCCGGCCAGGTCATCAAGATCACGAAGTAA
- the fusA gene encoding elongation factor G, which produces MATTSLDLAKVRNIGIMAHIDAGKTTTTERILFYTGVSYKIGEVHDGAATMDWMEQEQERGITITSAATTCHWPLEDVDHTINIIDTPGHVDFTVEVERSLRVLDGAVTVFDGVAGVEPQSETVWRQADRYGVPRICFVNKLDRTGAEFHRCVDMIKDRLGAVPIVMQLPIGAEADFQGVVDLVTMKAFVWSAEATKGEMYDIVDIPATHAEAAEEWRGKLVETVAENDDEIMELFLNGDEPSVEQLHAAVRRIILGSGKGKGEPTITAVFCGTAFKNKGVQPLLDAVIRYLPSPLDIEAIEGHDVRDAETVVKRKPSDEEPLAALAFKIMRDPHLGKLTFVRVYSGRLEAGTAVLNSVKGKKERIGKIYRMHANKREEIAAVGAGDIVAVMGLKQTTTGETLCDDKAPVILESMDFPAPVIQVAIEPKSKGDQEKLGVAIQSLAEEDPSFHVHSDEETGQTILGGMGELHLEVLVDRMKREFKVEANVGKPQVAYRETIRKTVERHDYTHKKQTGGTGQFAKVQIAIEPITDADGPAYEFVNKVTGGRIPREYIPSVDAGAQEAMQFGILAGYEMTGVRVILLDGGYHEVDSSELAFKIAGSQAFKEAARKASPVLLEPMMSVEVTTPEESMGDVIGDINSRRGQIQAMEERHGARLVKGLVPLSEMFGYVGDLRSKTSGRASYSMQFDSYAEVPRNVAEEIIAKAKGE; this is translated from the coding sequence ATGGCTACCACTTCGCTTGACCTGGCCAAGGTGCGCAACATCGGCATCATGGCTCACATCGACGCGGGCAAGACGACCACCACCGAGCGCATCCTGTTCTACACCGGTGTGTCTTACAAGATCGGTGAAGTCCACGACGGCGCTGCCACGATGGACTGGATGGAGCAGGAGCAGGAGCGCGGCATCACGATCACGTCTGCCGCGACGACCTGCCACTGGCCGCTCGAGGACGTCGACCACACCATCAACATCATCGACACCCCGGGTCACGTGGACTTCACGGTCGAGGTGGAGCGTTCGCTCCGCGTCCTCGACGGTGCCGTCACCGTGTTCGACGGTGTCGCCGGTGTGGAGCCGCAGTCGGAGACGGTGTGGCGTCAGGCCGACCGTTACGGCGTGCCGCGCATCTGCTTCGTGAACAAGCTCGACCGTACCGGCGCCGAGTTCCACCGCTGTGTCGACATGATCAAGGACCGCCTCGGTGCGGTTCCGATCGTCATGCAGCTCCCGATCGGTGCCGAGGCCGACTTCCAGGGCGTTGTCGACCTGGTCACCATGAAGGCGTTCGTCTGGTCCGCCGAGGCGACCAAGGGCGAGATGTACGACATCGTCGACATCCCGGCCACGCACGCCGAGGCCGCTGAAGAGTGGCGCGGCAAGCTGGTCGAGACCGTCGCCGAGAACGACGACGAGATCATGGAGCTCTTCCTGAACGGCGACGAGCCGTCCGTGGAGCAGCTGCACGCCGCCGTCCGTCGCATCATCCTCGGCTCCGGCAAGGGCAAGGGCGAGCCCACGATCACCGCGGTGTTCTGTGGCACGGCGTTCAAGAACAAGGGCGTTCAGCCCCTGCTCGACGCTGTCATCCGCTACCTCCCGTCGCCGCTGGACATCGAGGCCATCGAGGGCCACGACGTCCGCGACGCCGAGACCGTCGTGAAGCGCAAGCCTTCCGACGAGGAGCCGCTCGCGGCGCTGGCGTTCAAGATCATGCGCGACCCGCACCTCGGGAAGCTCACCTTCGTCCGGGTTTACTCGGGCCGCCTGGAGGCCGGCACTGCGGTGCTGAACTCCGTCAAGGGCAAGAAGGAGCGCATCGGCAAGATCTACCGCATGCACGCGAACAAGCGTGAAGAGATCGCCGCGGTGGGCGCCGGTGACATCGTCGCCGTCATGGGCCTGAAGCAGACCACCACCGGTGAGACGCTGTGTGACGACAAGGCACCCGTGATCCTGGAGTCCATGGACTTCCCGGCTCCGGTCATCCAGGTCGCCATCGAGCCCAAGTCCAAGGGTGACCAGGAGAAGCTGGGTGTCGCCATCCAGTCTCTCGCGGAGGAGGACCCCTCCTTCCACGTTCACTCGGACGAGGAGACCGGCCAGACCATCCTCGGTGGTATGGGCGAGCTGCACCTCGAGGTGCTGGTCGACCGTATGAAGCGCGAGTTCAAGGTCGAGGCCAACGTCGGCAAGCCGCAGGTCGCGTACCGCGAGACGATCCGCAAGACCGTCGAGCGTCACGACTACACCCACAAGAAGCAGACCGGTGGTACCGGTCAGTTCGCCAAGGTGCAGATCGCGATCGAGCCGATCACGGACGCCGATGGTCCGGCGTACGAGTTCGTGAACAAGGTCACCGGTGGCCGCATCCCGAGGGAGTACATCCCCTCGGTCGACGCCGGTGCGCAGGAGGCCATGCAGTTCGGCATCCTGGCCGGCTACGAGATGACCGGCGTCCGCGTCATTCTTCTCGACGGTGGCTACCACGAGGTCGACTCCTCGGAGCTCGCCTTCAAGATCGCCGGTTCGCAGGCCTTCAAGGAGGCCGCGCGCAAGGCTTCCCCCGTGCTGCTCGAGCCGATGATGTCCGTTGAGGTCACCACGCCCGAAGAGTCCATGGGCGACGTCATCGGTGACATCAACTCCCGCCGTGGCCAGATCCAGGCCATGGAGGAGCGTCACGGCGCGCGTCTCGTGAAGGGCCTCGTGCCGCTTTCGGAGATGTTCGGCTACGTCGGAGACCTCCGCAGCAAGACCTCGGGTCGCGCCAGCTACTCGATGCAGTTCGACTCCTACGCCGAGGTTCCCCGGAACGTCGCCGAGGAGATCATCGCGAAGGCCAAGGGCGAGTAA
- the rpsG gene encoding 30S ribosomal protein S7, whose translation MPRKGPAPKRPVIIDPVYASPLVTSLINKILLNGKRSTAERIVYGAMEGLREKTGADPVITLKRALENVKPSLEVKSRRVGGATYQVPIEVKPGRASTLSLRWIVGYSRARREKTMTERLMNELLDASNGLGAAVKKREDTHKMAESNKAFAHYRW comes from the coding sequence ATGCCTCGTAAGGGCCCCGCCCCGAAGCGCCCGGTCATCATCGACCCGGTCTACGCATCTCCTCTGGTGACGTCGCTCATCAACAAGATCCTCCTGAACGGCAAGCGCTCCACCGCCGAGCGCATCGTTTACGGCGCCATGGAAGGCCTCCGCGAGAAGACCGGCGCTGACCCGGTCATCACGCTGAAGCGCGCGCTGGAGAACGTCAAGCCGTCCCTCGAGGTCAAGTCCCGCCGTGTCGGTGGCGCCACCTACCAGGTGCCGATCGAGGTCAAGCCGGGTCGCGCGTCGACCCTCTCGCTGCGCTGGATCGTGGGTTACTCCCGCGCCCGCCGCGAGAAGACCATGACCGAGCGCCTCATGAACGAGCTCCTCGACGCCTCGAACGGCCTCGGTGCGGCCGTCAAGAAGCGTGAGGACACGCACAAGATGGCCGAGTCCAACAAGGCCTTCGCGCACTACCGCTGGTAG
- the rpsL gene encoding 30S ribosomal protein S12, whose protein sequence is MPTIQQLVRKGRQDKVEKTKTPALEASPQRRGVCTRVFTTTPKKPNSALRKVARVRLTSGIEVTAYIPGEGHNLQEHSIVLVRGGRVKDLPGVRYKIIRGALDTQAVKNRKQARSRYGAKKEK, encoded by the coding sequence GTGCCTACGATCCAGCAGCTGGTCCGTAAGGGCCGGCAGGACAAGGTCGAGAAGACGAAGACGCCCGCGCTTGAGGCTTCGCCCCAGCGCCGCGGCGTCTGCACGCGTGTGTTCACGACCACCCCGAAGAAGCCGAACTCGGCGCTCCGTAAGGTCGCGCGTGTGCGTCTGACCTCCGGCATCGAGGTCACCGCTTACATTCCGGGTGAGGGACACAACCTGCAGGAGCACTCGATCGTGCTCGTGCGTGGTGGCCGTGTGAAGGACCTGCCGGGTGTTCGTTACAAGATCATCCGCGGTGCGCTTGACACGCAGGCTGTCAAGAACCGCAAGCAGGCCCGCAGCCGCTACGGCGCCAAGAAGGAGAAGTAA
- a CDS encoding YfhO family protein yields the protein MRTVTTEPRAADSPVHPSPRRRSPRAARLYGPLLAFLVTSAAFCAAWVARGTFPFGNTGRALNDQANQYVPFHRTLWDLVHGQAAGDVLFTWRGGFGQQFLSDYYTYLGNPFSWLAVLVPRAHVDLAVFAVTPVTMGAAAAVMTVYLGKLHPGPWWQRGVLGACYGLCGWALSDASYIPMWLWGLVALPLLGIAVEWCLEERRWPGVALFVALAWFGNFYTAMMATMAACVLLGIRLITRDMTGRRRLRVLWRASSAAATGILLTLPLLLPSFLSSGSAQPTQAGAFEPVRIEVFLAGMLPATHLWGGRPRLYVASLGLILAGSFLFNAAIAKKTRLVWAAATLLVVASFQFPPTQYVWHGLAVPNGNPYRETFVFSGMVVILAWLALAHRPRPLHLALTAALLVAATFVLRRTDDFGGWTWHAVLVGGGVSLLALILLSLGAKHRVLIPVAAVLMVGVVFAESTVAAAGADSRRARERWAKPVATSNRSINAHFDAVRQVDGWPAYRTDSGAPQTSYNDALALRAEGPQYYSSYLPQATYQALEPLGYGFKNDGRTFFGADNPVLDAIFAIGARVHPGAAQGTWTSTRFPAPPLVTVRSAAHTSPNPADSVYARQENVLGTTLYEVPQVTRGGSATEQTYAARCTPGSEAYWFSPELYGTLAFAGTSRPLEDRMTGVVKLGKVPADGMVAVAVNTRTQDATAGEHPVGCLNRAALDTAITSLKSTGATKVTAGGHTIEATLPKGAAGTAVFAMTDVPGWQCTAPVKSFHGLVSMDIPAGTDKVSCTFTPKGLTPGLAAAALALLALASTTVTALRRRRA from the coding sequence TTGCGGACGGTCACCACGGAGCCGAGGGCCGCCGACAGCCCGGTCCACCCGTCGCCCCGCCGCCGGTCACCGCGAGCCGCCCGCCTGTACGGGCCCCTGCTGGCGTTCCTCGTCACCTCGGCCGCGTTCTGCGCGGCCTGGGTGGCCCGCGGCACCTTCCCCTTCGGCAACACCGGCCGGGCCCTCAACGACCAGGCCAACCAGTACGTGCCCTTCCACCGGACCCTGTGGGACCTGGTCCACGGGCAGGCCGCCGGCGACGTGCTCTTCACCTGGCGCGGCGGCTTCGGGCAGCAGTTCCTGTCCGACTACTACACGTACCTCGGCAACCCGTTCTCCTGGCTGGCCGTCCTGGTGCCGCGCGCCCACGTCGACCTCGCCGTCTTCGCGGTCACCCCGGTCACGATGGGCGCCGCCGCCGCCGTCATGACGGTCTACCTCGGCAAGCTGCACCCCGGCCCGTGGTGGCAGCGCGGGGTCCTCGGCGCCTGCTACGGCCTGTGCGGTTGGGCGCTCAGCGACGCCTCGTACATCCCCATGTGGCTGTGGGGCCTGGTCGCCCTGCCCCTCCTCGGCATCGCCGTCGAGTGGTGCCTGGAGGAGCGCCGCTGGCCGGGGGTGGCGCTGTTCGTCGCGCTCGCCTGGTTCGGCAACTTCTACACCGCGATGATGGCGACGATGGCCGCCTGCGTCCTGCTCGGCATCCGCCTGATCACCCGGGACATGACCGGCCGCCGGCGGCTGCGCGTCCTGTGGCGGGCCTCGAGCGCCGCCGCGACCGGCATCCTGCTCACCCTCCCGCTGCTGCTGCCGTCGTTCCTGTCCAGCGGCTCCGCGCAGCCCACCCAGGCCGGGGCCTTCGAGCCGGTGCGGATCGAGGTCTTCCTCGCCGGGATGCTCCCGGCCACCCACCTGTGGGGCGGCCGGCCGCGGCTGTACGTGGCCTCGCTGGGCCTGATCCTCGCCGGATCGTTCCTCTTCAACGCCGCCATCGCGAAGAAGACCCGCCTGGTGTGGGCCGCGGCGACGCTGCTCGTCGTCGCCTCGTTCCAGTTCCCGCCGACGCAGTACGTGTGGCACGGGCTGGCGGTCCCGAACGGCAATCCGTACCGCGAGACCTTCGTCTTCAGCGGCATGGTCGTGATCCTGGCCTGGCTGGCCCTGGCCCACCGCCCGCGCCCCCTCCACCTGGCGCTGACGGCCGCCCTGCTGGTCGCGGCCACCTTCGTGCTGCGCCGCACCGACGACTTCGGCGGCTGGACCTGGCACGCGGTGCTGGTCGGCGGGGGCGTCTCGCTGCTGGCCCTGATCCTGCTCTCCCTGGGGGCGAAGCACCGGGTACTGATCCCCGTGGCCGCCGTCCTGATGGTCGGCGTGGTCTTCGCGGAGTCCACGGTGGCGGCAGCGGGCGCGGACTCCCGCCGGGCCCGCGAGCGCTGGGCGAAGCCTGTCGCCACGTCGAACCGCTCGATCAACGCCCACTTCGACGCCGTCCGGCAGGTGGACGGCTGGCCCGCGTACCGGACGGATTCGGGCGCGCCGCAGACCTCGTACAACGACGCCCTCGCCCTGCGGGCGGAGGGCCCGCAGTACTACAGCAGCTACCTGCCGCAGGCCACGTACCAGGCCCTGGAGCCCCTCGGATACGGCTTCAAGAACGACGGCCGGACCTTCTTCGGCGCCGACAACCCGGTGCTCGACGCGATCTTCGCGATCGGGGCCCGGGTCCACCCCGGCGCGGCGCAGGGCACCTGGACGTCCACCCGCTTCCCCGCCCCTCCCCTGGTCACGGTCCGCAGCGCCGCCCACACCTCCCCGAACCCGGCCGACAGCGTCTACGCCCGCCAGGAGAACGTCCTGGGCACCACCCTGTACGAGGTCCCGCAGGTCACCCGGGGCGGCAGCGCCACGGAACAGACGTACGCCGCCCGGTGCACCCCCGGCTCCGAGGCGTACTGGTTCTCCCCGGAGCTCTACGGCACGCTCGCCTTCGCCGGCACGTCCCGCCCCCTGGAGGACCGGATGACCGGGGTGGTCAAGCTGGGCAAGGTCCCGGCCGACGGCATGGTCGCGGTGGCGGTGAACACCCGCACGCAGGACGCGACGGCGGGCGAGCACCCCGTCGGCTGCCTGAACCGCGCCGCCCTGGACACGGCGATCACCTCTCTGAAGTCCACCGGTGCCACGAAGGTCACGGCGGGCGGCCACACCATCGAGGCCACCCTCCCGAAGGGCGCCGCGGGCACGGCGGTCTTCGCGATGACCGACGTCCCGGGCTGGCAGTGCACGGCCCCGGTGAAGAGCTTCCACGGCCTGGTGTCCATGGACATCCCCGCGGGCACGGACAAGGTCTCCTGCACCTTCACCCCGAAGGGCCTCACCCCGGGCCTGGCAGCCGCCGCCCTGGCCCTCCTGGCCCTCGCGTCGACGACGGTGACGGCCCTCCGCCGCCGCCGCGCCTGA